A stretch of DNA from Variovorax paradoxus:
CGCCCGGTCGCGCTGCAGGACGCACTGGTGGCGGGCGCGGAGCATCCGGCCATGCAGCAGGCGCGGGCCGAGGCCAAGGCCGCCGGCCTGTACGCGGAGTCGGTGAAGGCGGGTCGCCTGCCGCAGCTGAACTGGGTGGTCGGCAAGAGCACGCAGGAAGATTCGCTGGGCAACAAGCAGCCGTGGTCCACGGGCCTGTCGTTGCAGTGGAACGCGTTCCAGGGCGGCTCGGGCCGGGCGTCGGAACGCGCGGCGTTCGAGCGCGCGGCGGCCGGCGAAGAAAAAGCCGAGGCCTCGGCACGCGACCTGGCCTACCGGCTGCGCACGTCTGCAGAGCAGCGCGACGCGTCGGCGAGCCGGGCCGGCGAGTACACCGAGTTGATCCAGGAAACCGATCGCGTGCGCAAGATCTTCTACGAGCAGTGGTACCACCTGGGCAAGCGCACGCTGCTCGACGTGCTCACGGCCGAAAGCGACCACTACAACAACCAGTCGGCGCAGGTGACGACCCGCTTCGACGCCGAAGCGGCCGACCTGCGCATGCGCGCCGACTCGGCCATGCTGCTGGACTGGCTGCGCGGCGCAAAGGTGCTCTGAGGGCCGCGAACAGCGGCGCTTTTCAGCCCAGGCCTATGTACGGACGCGGCGCACTTTTCTAGGATGGGTTCGCGCCCTGGTTGTTTCGCTCGGCCTGCATGCGGGGCAGCTTCGCTTCATTCATTCCTTTGAGCATTTCCAGAACCATGCAGGACCTGATCCCCGAGGTCGCGAACCGCGACCTGAGCCTGCGCAGGCCTTGTCCCGCAGGCGTCGTTTCCGTGGTGCTCGGATGAGGCACGCCTTCTCTTCCCCGGCACCGGCGGCCCGGCGCATCGGCGTGCTCGGCCGTGCTGTGCGCGAGCGCGAGTACGCGCGGCGCGTGCTGCGCGGGCTGGGCATCGCGCCCTGGGTGTTCACCAGCGTCGAGGAACTGGCGGCGCTGGGCGACGACGTGGCGCGCCTGAACCTGCTGTTCCTGGGCGACCCGCCCATGCTGCACCGCGAAGGCGGCGTGCCCGAGCCCGAGGTGCTGTCGTCGCTCGGGAACAAGGTCGTGCTGCTGACCGATGCCGCGCCCGAGCCGCCGCCGACGCGGCACCTGCGCGGGCGTCCGCCCATCGCGGCCGCGTCGTTCGATGATTTCCATCGCATCGTGTGGCACGCGTTGAAGGCGCGGGGCCTGGCCTGCGCGCCGCAGACGCCGCTCGCGTGGGGCGCCTACAGCTTCGATCCGGTGGACCGCCGCGCCACCTTTCCGGGCCAGGTGCAGCGGCTCGATCCGGTGACCTTCGACCTGGCGCTGGAGTTCTTCTTCAACCCGGGGCAGGTGCTCAAGATCCCGCGGTTGCGCAAGATGATGAACCCGGTGCGCGGTGCGACGAGGTTCTGGGGCAACGAGATCATCGGCACGCTGACGGACGTGGCGGACGCGTTGCAACTGCACGGCGCCCACGGCTGGCAGCTGACGCATTGCGAGCCCGAGGCCTTTCGGCTCGACCGGGTGCCGATGGGCAACGGGCCGGGTGGCTGACGGTGCATCGGGACAAGAAAAAAGCCCTAAGTCGTTGAAAACTTAGGGCTTTTTTGACTTCTCCACCGAGGCGGGGAAGTGGTGTTGGTGGCTCTTCACGGATTCGAACCGCGGACCTGTGGATTATGATTCCATCGCTCTAACCGACTGAGCTAAAGAGCCGTTCAGTACAAAACTGCACCGAAGCCCAAAATTATAGCCCAGGCTTTGGGCCGAGTTCAACACCCGGCGTTTTCAGGTCGATTTTTCTGCATCCGAATCCTCCGGATCGCACCCCGACTTAACCCCGATCGCCTCACTGAGCCGTACAAGCCCGGGTGACAATCCTTCGATGTCTGCGCTGCCCCGCGCCCCTTCCTCTGCTGCCTCCGCCGCCCTTGCGCGCGACGCCATGCCCGACGATCAGTTGATGCTGGCCTACGCCCACGGCGATGCCGCTGCCTTCGACGTGCTCTATGCGCGCCACGAAGGCGGCCTGTTCCGCTTCGTCAAGCGCCTGCTCGGCGCGCGGCTGGTGGCGCAGGCCGACGAGGTGTTCCAGGACACCTGGGTGCGGATCATCTCGGCGCGCGACAGTTTTTCGCCGCAGGGCGCCACGTGGCGCACCTGGGCCTTCACCATCGCGCACAACCTCGCGATGGACCGCCTGCGCGTGAGCGGGCGCGAGGTGACGCTCGATGGCCACGCGACCGACGACGATGGCGACCCGGTGCCCGCGCTGGACCGCGGCGTGCACGGTGCCACTGACCTGTCGGCGCATCCGTCGGCCGAAGAGCTCGCGTTCTGGCGCGCCGCCGGTCGCCGGCTGCTGGTCTGTCTCGACGAACTGCCGGCCGAGCAGCGCGCGGCTTTTCTCTTGCACCATGAAGACGGCCTGACCGTCGATGCGCTCGCGGCCAAGCTGGAGATCGGCTTCGAGACCGTGCGCAGCCGCCTGCGCTACGGGCTGCAGAAGCTGCGTGGCTGCATGGAACGCTACCTGTCGGTGCTGGAGCAGCGGGCATGAGCACCGGCATGGACGACGACCTGCACGACCCGCGGCTGCGTCGCGCGCTGGACCACGCGCCCGACCGCGACGCGATGCCCGCGGCCCACACGCGCGAGGCGATCTTGAAGATGGCGCACAACCTTGCTGCTGTTTCCGCGCCGGCGGCCGGCCATGTGGCTGAAGCCGCGCCGTGGTGGCGACGCCTGTTCGGCGGCGGCAGTCCCCGCTCGCGCATGCCGTGGAATGCGGCCTTCGCGACCGTGCTCGTGGCGACCTTCGTGACCGTGTTGTGGCATCGGGAGCCGGTGCCCGAGGCCGGGCTCGATGGCGAGGCGCAAGTGGCCGGGGCGCCCGCGCCGGCATCGGCACCGCCTGCGCAAACGGCCGAGGCGCCGGCAGCCGCGCCTGCTGCTGAACCGGCCGCAACGGCGGACATGACGCCGCCCGCTGCGCCACGCAGCGACGCGGCGCGCGATGCGAAAGAGACCTCGAAGCAGCGGGAGACGCAGGAAGCACGAGATGCCTCACGGCGGCGCGAAGCCCCTCCTGCTGCGGAGGCGTCGATTCAGAAAGACGAAGAGCGGATGCTGGAAAAAGCGGCACCCGCGGCCCCGGTGGTACCAGCCCCGGCGCCCGCGGCACCGGCGATTGCGTCGGCGCCCATGCCGGCGCCTCCCATGGCCGATGTCGGCCAGAGTCCTGCGCCCTATGCCGCCGCACCGCCGGCACCGGCCGCAGCGCCTGCAGCACCGATGCAGCGCGAGTCCGCAGAAACGACGTCATCGCTCGCCGCACAAGGCGGTGCCAGCGCGAACGTCGCAGGCATGCAGCGCCGCGCTGCACCCGCGTCCGCACCGGCCGCAGCCAAGGCCGCCGCACCACGCGCGGCGGCAGAGGCCGTCACGAGCAGCGGCTTTACCGCACTGGACCGCTGGACCACCCTCGACATCACGCGCGCCGGCACCACCACGCGCCAGACGCGCGGCGACACCGAAGGCCTCGCGGCGCTGGTGAACACAGTGGCGCGCGCGGCCACCGTGTCGGGCGGGGAATTGGGTGCGCCGGTCGAGGCGCGCATCGAACTGCGGCGCGACGGCGCGTTGCTGGCCGTGCTCGAGATCGCGGGCGATCAGGTGCGGTGGACGCCGCAGCCGGGCGGCCCTGCATCCATCGGTACGCCGCCGGCACAGGCGCTCGACGCGCTGCGCACGGCGGTCTCGCGGACCCGCTGACGGCGACCGTTGCAGTCGCTGTCGCCGGGCCCGCGATTCAGCGGATCAGGCGTTCTTGAAGTCCGGGGCCCGCTTGTTCAGGAAAGCGTCCATGCCTTCCTTCTGGTCCTGCGTGGCGAACAGCGCGTGGAACAGGCGGCGTTCGAACATCACGCCGTCGCTCAGGCCGCTCTCGAAGGCGCGGTTGACCGATTCCTTGGCGGCCATCACTGCGATCTGCGAGTAGCCCGCGATGATCAGCGCGGCGCCCAGCGCTTCGTCGGCCAGTTTCTCGAAGGGCACCACGCGGCTCACGAGGCCCGCGCGCTCGGCTTCGGCGGCGTCCATCATGCGGGCGGTGAGCGCCATGTCCATGGCCTTGCTCTTGCCCACTGCGCGCGGCAGGCGCTGCGTGCCGCCGGCGCCGGGGATCACGCCGATCTTGATTTCGGGCTGGCCGAACTTGGCGTTGTCGGCCGCGATGATGAAGTCGCACATCATCGCCAGCTCGCAGCCGCCGCCCAGTGCGAAGCCGCTCACGGCCGCAATCACGGGCTTGCGGATCGAGCGGATGGTTTCCCAGTTGCGCGTGATGTAGTCGCCCTTGTACGTGTCGATGAAGCTGTACTTGGCCATCGCCGCGATGTCGGCGCCGGCCGCAAAGGCGCGCTCGCTGCCCGTGAGGATGATGCAGCCGATGGCGTCGTCGGCGTCGAAGGCCTTGAGCGCCTGGCCCAGCTCGGTCATCAGCGCGTCGTTCAGCGCATTGAGGGCCTTGGGGCGGTTGAGGGTGACGATGCCGACCTTGCCTGCTTCGGTCCGCACTTCGATGTTTTCGTAGCTCATGGTGTCTCTGTCTCCGGGGGAGGTGGGGGAAAAAACGCGTTCCACTATACCGAGCATGGCCTCGGGCCCGCTGACGCGCGGGTGTTTCATTTGAGAATTGTTCTCATCTAGAATGGCCGCCATGGACTTCCCGATGCAAGAACATGCCGTGCTGCTGCGGGCCTATGCCCGGGCACAGGAGCGTTGCTCGCGCCTGCTGATCGAGCAGGCCGCCCGGGTCGAGCGGCTCGAGGCGCAGATCGTGCGGCTGCGCGGTGCGCTGATGGCGCGCGACTCGGCGATTGCCATCGTGCGCGAAGAGCTGGCGGCGCGCGCGGCCGTGGGCAGCGCCTTGCCCCAGCGCCTGCACGCGCTGCTGGCGCCGGGCGGCCGGCGCCACCATGCGCTGCCGCCGGGGCCGGAGGTGCCGGCCGATCTGCGTGCCAAGTCGGTGCTGTGCGTCGGCCGTTCGGAAGCGGCGCAAGAGGCGCCTTCGCTGGCGCGTCAATTGGTCGAGATTGCCGGCGGCCGTTACCTGCACCACGACGGCGGCGACGAGGCCGACGACCCCGCGGCGCTCGAAGCCGGCCTGCGCGCCGCCGACCTCGTGATCTGCCAGACCGGCTGCGTGAGCCACGGCGCCTACTGGCGCGTGCAGGACCACTGTCGTCGCACCGGCAAGCCCTGCGTGCTGGTGGGCGAGCCGCAGCCGATGCTGTTCGTGCGGCCGCCGCTCGCGGCGGCCGTCGATCACTCCGCCTGAACGGAAGAAATTACGGCTTGGCTGCGAGCCAGGCCGAGACCTTGGCCGCGTCGTGCGAGAACAGCCGCCACGTGGTCGACCCCGTCGGCAGCGCGAGCGGCAGGCGCAGCAGCCGGCGGTCGCGCGAGACGAGGGCGGTGCACTTCGCGGCACTGCCGAGGTACAGCGCCAGGTCGTCGAGCTTCGTCAGGCGCCAAGCTTGCGCGGGCTGCGACGCGCCCTTGCCGCGACCACCGACGGCCGGCAGCTCGATGCCCAGCCATTCGTCGTTGGCCGAGAAGCCGGCCTTTTCGGCGGCGCCGCCGCGCAGCACCACCTTGATCTGCACGCTGCCGCCGGTTTCGGCCACGCGCAGGCCGAGCGCCTGCGCGGGCTGCGAGGGGTCGTCGAGCGTGGCCACGCCGTGGGCGCGCAGCAGGTCGGCCAGCGGGAGTTCGTCGGTCGAATGCACCCAGCGTGCGAGTTCCGGCGCGTACGAGCGTCCGCCCACGGCTTCGAGCGCGGCCGCGATGTCGGCCTCGCTGATCGGGCCGCCGCTGCTGTGCGTCCAGAGGTGGCGCATCACGTCGTCGAGCGTGCCCTTGCCTTCATGGCGCAGCGTGAGGTCGAAGCACAGCGCCACCAGCGCGCCCTTGGTGTAGTAGCTGACGGTGCTGTTGGGCGTCTGCTCGTCCTGGCGGTAGTACTTGACCCAGGCGTCGAAGCTCGCGTCGGCCACCGGCTGCACGAGCCGGCCGGGCGTCTGCAGCACCTGGTTGATGGTCTTGTTGAGCAGCCGCAGGTAGGCGGCGTCGTCGATGCGGCCGGCGCGGCGCAGCAGCAGGTCGTCGTAGTAGCTCGTGAAGCCCTCGAAGAACCACAGCAGCTGCGTGTAGTTTTCCTGGCTGTAGTCGTAGTGCGCGAACTCCGCCGGGCGCATGCGTTTGACGTTCCAGGTGTGGAAGTACTCGTGGCTGATGAGGCCCAGCAGCGTGGTGTAGCCCTCGGGCTGCTTCTTCTTTTCGCCGCGCTGCGGCAGGTCGCGGCGGTTGCAGATGAGCGCGGTGGAGTGGCGGTGCTCGAGCCCGCCGTAGCCGTCGTCCACCGCGTTGAGCATGAACACGTAGCGGTCGATCGGCAGCTTGGGGCCGCCGCGCTTGCCGGCCTTGTCGCCGTGCCAGAAGCGGATCTCGGCCTCGCAGATGGCCTGCGTGTCGGCGATGAGGCGCTCGCCGTCGAACGAGGCCGCGGCGCCTGCGATCACGAAGCGGTGCGGCACGCCGCAGGCTTCGAATTCGGCGCTCCAGAAGGCCCCCATCTCGACCGGGCTGTCGGCCAGTTCGTCGTAGCCGGCGGCGCGGTAGCTGCCGAAGCCGTGCTTGTCGGCCTTGGTCGGCACGAGCGCGGTGGCGCACGACCAGCGTGCGGCGTCTGTCGGCAGCGTGGGTGGCACGATTTCGAGCGCGTGCGGCGCCTCGGTCTGGCCTTCGACGCGCAGGCAGACGCTGGTGCCGTTGAAGAAGCCGCGCGTGGCATCGAGCCATGCGGTGCGCACCGAGTTGTCGTAGGCGCAGACCTGGTAGTGCAGCACCAGCGGCTGGCCCGGCACGCAGTCGATCTGCCAGCTGCACTTGTCGAGCTGCGTCAGCACCGGCTTGCGACGGCCCTGCGTGGCGCGCAGGCCTTGCAGGTTCTTGGCGAACTCGCGCACGAGGTAGCTGCCCGGAATCCACACCGGCAGCGCCACGCGCTGCTGCGCGGTGGGCGCGGCGATGGTCAGCGTGACGGCGAACAGGCGGGCATGAAGGTCCGCGCACTCGACGCGGCAATGCACGGCGGCAGGGGCGGTTGCAGCAGCGCCCGCGCGCCGGGAAGCAGAAGTCGTCGAGGTCGTCGCCATTGGATCAGTTGGCGGCGGCGAGTTGCTTCTCGACCTGTTCGGCGGGAATGGCGCCCGGGACGCGGCTGCCGTCGGTGAAGATCAGCGTGGGCGTGCCCGTGATGTTGTACTTGCGGCCGAACTCCACGTTGCGCTCCAGCGCCGCCACGTTGCAGGTGCTGGCGGCGGCGGCGGGCTTGACGCTGTTTTCCATCCAGTCGGCCCAGGCCTTGCCCGGGTCCTTGCTGCACCAGATGTCGCGCGACTTGGCGGTCGAGTCGGCGCCGAGCACGGGGTACAGGAACATGTAGACGGTCACGTTGTCGACCTTCTTCATGTCTTTCTCGAAGCGCTTGCAGTAGCCGCAGTTCGGGTCTTCGAAGACCGCGACCTTGCGCTTGCCGTTGCCGCGCACGATCTTGATCGCGTCTTTCACGGGCAGCTTGTCGAAGGCGACGGCGGTGAGCTTCTCGACGCGCTCTTCGGTGAGGTTGCGGCGCGTCTTCGCGTCGATCAGGCTGCCCTGCAGCAGGTAGCCGCCTTGCTCGTCGGTGTAGAGGATCTGGCTGCCGTTCACGCGCACTTCGTACAGGCCCGGCACGGGCGTCTTGGTGACTTCCTCGATGGCCGGCAGTTGCGGGATGTGCGTCGGCAGGTTCTTGCGGATCTCGGCCTCGCCCGCGCCGGCGGTGGAGAACGTGAGCAGCGCGCAGGCGGCGACGAGAAGGTGGCGGACGAAGGTCATCGGGAAGGTTTCGGGAAAAAGGTGGAGGGCTGGCGGCGGCGTCAGGCGGTCAGGCTTTGAGGCCCATGGCCTGGGCGGTGATCCAGTGCTTCACGAAGCGCGTGCGGTCGAAACCGCGCATGCCCCAGTTGCGCAACGCAGGGAGTGGACCCAGGTTGTGCGAGAAAAGTTGCTGCAATCCGTCGGTCGCCAGGCTCATCTGCAGCACATCGGCGCGGCGGGCGCGTTCGTAGCGGCGCAGCAGGCGGGCGTCGCCCACGCTGCGCCAGTAGTCGCGGGTGCGGATCACCTCGGCCAGCGCAGCCGCATCGGACAGCCCGAGGTTCAGGCCCTGGCCCGCCAGCGGGTGCACCGTGTGGGCAGCGTCGCCCGCGAGCACCCACGATTGCGTGGGCTGGCCGGGCATCGTGCCGGACCAGCGGTCGGCGATGGCGCGCGACAGCGGCCACACGGCGCGTTCGCTCGTGAGCCGCAGCGAGCCCAGCTCGCCGTGGCTGGCTTCGCTCACGGCGGCACTGAATTCTTCGGCGCTTTGTGCGATCAGTTCGGGCACGCGCAGCTGGTCGACCGACCACACCAGCGCCAGCGTCTTGCCATGCACGCCGCCCAGCGGCAGCAGGGCGAACACCTCGCCGCGGTCGTTGAACCACTGGCGCGCGATGCCGTCGTGCGTGTGCGCGGCCTCGAGCCGTGCGGCAATGGCGTGCTGCGGGTAGCGCGTGACCTCGTAGCTCACGCCCAGCGCTGCGCGCGAGGCGCTGGCCTTGCCTTCGCACACCACGGTGAGCGGTGCGGCCACGGGCTCGGTCACCACGTCGATCAGGGGCTGGAAGCGCACCGCGTCGGCCAGTTGCTGCTCGAGCGCGGGCACGTCGACGATCCAGGCCAGCGCCTCGACCTTCTGGCGCGCGGCGCTGAACTGCACCCGGCCGCCGTCGTCGCCGTGCACCTGCATCTCGTGCACCGGCGTGGCATGGGCCGCGTCGGGCCAGCCGCGCAGCGATTCGAGCAGCGTGCGGGACGCCACGTTGAGCGCGTACGCCCGGATGTCTTCCTTGCCCGCAGGGGCCGGCGGCACCACCAGCGCGACGCGCACGCGTTCGCGCGCCAGCAGCAGCGCCAGCGTGCGGCCGACGATGCCGGCGCCGCGGATACAAACTTCGGGTGAGAGGGCCATCAGATGATTGTATGAACTAAGCCCACCCCCAGGCTTCGCGCACTTCGTGTCGCTACGCCAACCCCCTCGCGGGGGCGATACCAGCGGCCCGGCAAAGCCGGTTCCGCGGTATCCCTGGAAGGGACCGCGACGGTTTGGAAAGCGATATCGGACAATCGCCAGCGATTTCAAAGGAACCCCACCGTGTCGCAGCCGTCCGCTTTCGATCTCCAGGCCACCATCGCCCGCCTGTTCGTGTATCCCGTCAAGTCGTGCGCGGGCGTCGAGCTCAATGAGATGCTGCTCACCGAAACCGGCCTCGAGTTCGACCGCGCCTGGACGGTGGTCGATGCGCAGGGCGAGTTCGTCACCCAGCGGCAGCTGCCGCGCATGGCACTCATCCAGCCGCAGATGAAGCACACCGAGGTCGTGCTGCGCGCGCCCGGCATGCTGGCGCTGCACCTGGCCTTCGACCGCGTCGAGCAGCCGGTGCGCGTGCGCGTGTGGAAGGACGACGTGGCGGCCTACGACATGGGCGACATCGCGGCACAGTGGTTCAGCGACTTTCTTTCAGAGCCCGGCAAGCCGCAGACCTTGCGCCTGGTGCGTTTCGACCCCGAGCACCAGCGCCTGTCGAGCCTCAAGTGGACCGACGGCGTCGAGGCGCTGAACCAGTTTGCCGACGGCTTTCCGCTGCTGGTGGCCAGCGAAGGCTCGCTCGCCGAACTCAACGAGCGCCTTGCGGCGGCCGGCCACGGCCCGGTCGGCATCGAGCGTTTCCGCCCGAACATCGTGCTGGCCGGCATCGAGTCGCACGACGAAGACCGGGTCGACGCGCTGCACGTCACCACCGGCGAAGGCGAGGCCGAGCTGCGTCCGGTCAAGCCCTGCACGCGCTGCCCGATTCCCGACATCGACCCGGCGACCGCGCTCAGCAGCCCCGAGGTCGGCGACATGCTGCGCACCTACCGCGCCGACGCGCGCGTGGACGGCGGCATCACCTTCGGCATGAACTGCATCGTGGTGCAGGGCGTGGAGCACCTGCTGAAGGTGGGGCAGGTGGTGGGGGCGAACTACAGGTTCGAGTAACGGGCGATCAGAACGCCACGCCTGCGATCAGGATGATGTTCGCGTATGGCGTGCATTCGCCCGTGCGCACGATGGCGCGGGCCCTGGCGCTGCGGCGCTTGAATTCCTCGTGCGACACGGTTTGCGGCGCGATGCCCAGCGACTGCGGGTACCAGCCCGGCAGCGCCTTCGCAGCGCCTTGCAGCGCTTCGTCGGCCACGACGATGCTTTCCACCTGCATCTCCGACAGCACCGCCTTCAGCACATCGCTGATCCCCGGCACACCGCGCGCCACGGCCAGGTCGATGCGGCGCGGGCCGTCGGGAATGGGCAGGCCGGCGTCGCCGATCACCAGCATGTCGCCGTGGCCCATGGAGGCGATCACGTGGGAGAGTTCGGCGTGCAGCAGGGGAGAGCGTTTCACAGCGTGATCCAGTCGGGGGGCAGGGGGCTGCGCAGCACGGCGTCGCGCAGCGGAATGGAGGGTTGGGCGCCAGGCTGCTGGATGCACAGCGCAGCGGCGCGGATGCCCAGGCGCACGGCTTCGTCGAACGACTGGCCTTCGCCCAGTGCCACGGCGAGCGCACCCAGGAAGGTGTCGCCGGCAGCGGTGGTGTCGACCGCCTGCACCTTCGGCGCGGGATGGTGGCGTGCACCGTCGGTATCGACCGCCACCGCGCCGCGCGAGCCCAGCGTCACGACGACGCGGGCGATGCCGCGCGCGCGCAGCGCCTGGCCGGCCTGCGCGGCTTCTTCGGGGCTGTCGGCGTTCTGGCCCGACAGCGTCTGCGCCTCGATCTCGTTGACCACGAGCGTGTCGATGCGGGGCCAGAGCGCCTCGGCAATGGGTTGCACCGGCGAGGGGTTGAGCATGACCGCGCAGCCCGCGTCGTGCGCGGCGGCGATGGCGCGCGCCACCTGGTCCATCGGGGTTTCGAACTGCGCGACGAGAAACGCCGCGCCCTGCAGTTGCGTGCGCAGCGCGGCGTCGTCGAGGGCGACGCGCGCGTTGGCGCCGGGGATCATCACGATGCGGTTCTGGCCGCTGTCTTCGACCAGGATCAGTGCCGTGCCGGTGGGCTCGGCGGTGTCGGTGCGCAGCGCGGAAGTGTCGATGCCGTCGCGCGCGAGCGCCTCGCGCAGCGCCTGGCCGTGGGCGTCGTCGCCCACGCAGCCGATCATGTGCACCTGCGCACCTTCGCGCGCGCAGCTCACGGCCTGGTTGGCGCCCTTGCCGCCGGGGATGGCGTCGATCGAGCGGCCCAGCAGGGTTTCGCCCGCGGCCGGCGCGTGCGGCACGCGCAGCACGATGTCCATGTTCAGGCTGCCGAGCACGACGATGCGCGGCGGCGTGGAGGAAGAGAGAGGCTGAAGGCTCACGAGGTGCGGGACTTGGAAGGTGTGGTGGTGACGGTGGTGGCCGATGCTGCGGGCGTCACGCCCGCTTCGCGAAAGCCCGCGTGGCGCGCGGTCGAGGCGCGCACGCGCAGCTCGGGTTGCAGCACGACCTTGCGTGCGTCGCGGCGCTTGCCGCCCATGCGCTCCAGCAGCATGTCGACCGCCAGCGCGCCGATGCGCTCCTTGGGTTGCGCCACGGTGGTGAGCGGCGGGCTGGTGTAGGCCGACAGTTCGATGTCGTCGAAGCCCACGATGGAGAGTTCGTCGGGCACGCGCACGCCGCTTTCGTGTGCGGCGCGCAGCGCGCCGATGGCCATCAGGTCGTTGCACACGAACACGGCCGAGGGCTTCTGCTCGGTGCGCAGGATGGCGTGCATCGCCTCGTAGCCGCCCTGGCTGGTGAAGCCGCCGCGCCACAGCAGCGCGTCGGCGTTCGGCGGTGAGCCGGTTTCTGCCAGCGCCATGCGCCAGCCTTCGATGCGCTGCTCGCTCGACGTCACGCCCGTCGGCCCTCCGATGCAGGCGATGCGCTTGTGGCCCAGCGACAGCAGGTGCCGCACGGCAAGCAGTCCGCCCTGCATGTGGGCGGTTTCCACCAGGTCGCAGGCGGGGTCGGCAATCTCGCGGTCGACCAGCACGGTGGGAATGCGCAGGCCGCGCAGCTGGGTGGCGAGCGAGTCGTCTTCGTCGGCGCCGGTCGACACCACGATGAGCCCGTCGATGCGGCGCTCGGCCAGCACTTGCAGGTACACGCTCTGGCGCCGGGGCTCGTCGTCGGTGTTGCACAGCACCAGCGTGTAGCCGGCGCCGAAGCAGCGGTCTTCCACGATGCGCACGATCTCGGCGAAGTAGGGGTTCGAGCTGTTGGGAATGAGCATGCCCAGCGTCGAGGTGGTATTGCTCTTGAGGCTGCGCGCCATCGCGTTGGGCACGTAGCCGAGCTCGCGGATCGCCAGCTCCACGCGCTCGCGCACCTTGGCGCTCACGTGGCGCGTGTCGTTGACGACGTGCGACACGGTGGTGACGGAAACGCCCGCCTGGAGTGCAACGTCCTTGATGGTGGCCATGGTTGTGTGGGTTCCTTGAGGCTCAGGCCAGCCGACGAGCTGCCCGGCGCTGGCGCAGGGTGTCGATGATGACGGCCACCACGATCACCGCGCCCGTGATGATGCGCTTGCTCGGCTCGCTCGCGCCGACCTGTGCCAGGCCGGCCTCGAGCACCGCGATGATCAGCACGCCGAAGAAGGTGTTGACCACCGAGCCGCGCCCGCCCATGAGGCTGGTGCCGCCGATGACCACGGCCGCGATCACCTGCAGTTCGATGCCGACGCCGGCATTCGGGTCGGCCGCTTCGAGGCGGGCCGACTGCATCAGGCCTGCGAGCCCCGCCAGCAGGCCGGTGACGGCGAACACGATGATGCGGATCGGCCGCGGGTCGATGCCCGCCAGGCGCATGGCTTCTTCATTGGTGCCGATGCCCACGACGTGACGGCCGAACACCGAACGCGTGAGCACCAGCTGCCCCACGGCGACCAGCACCACCGCGAGCACGAAGGCGGCCGAGATGCCGCCGATCCACGGCGCGGCCAGGCCCGAGATGGCGTCGCCCACGTACTGCGTGCGCGAATCGGTGACCAGGTAGGCGCCGCCGC
This window harbors:
- a CDS encoding LacI family DNA-binding transcriptional regulator, with the protein product MATIKDVALQAGVSVTTVSHVVNDTRHVSAKVRERVELAIRELGYVPNAMARSLKSNTTSTLGMLIPNSSNPYFAEIVRIVEDRCFGAGYTLVLCNTDDEPRRQSVYLQVLAERRIDGLIVVSTGADEDDSLATQLRGLRIPTVLVDREIADPACDLVETAHMQGGLLAVRHLLSLGHKRIACIGGPTGVTSSEQRIEGWRMALAETGSPPNADALLWRGGFTSQGGYEAMHAILRTEQKPSAVFVCNDLMAIGALRAAHESGVRVPDELSIVGFDDIELSAYTSPPLTTVAQPKERIGALAVDMLLERMGGKRRDARKVVLQPELRVRASTARHAGFREAGVTPAASATTVTTTPSKSRTS
- a CDS encoding ABC transporter permease, whose product is MNAASPSSSAATRKPPSALKGQLGTYLGLTVVLLGMIALFGSMSEYFLTRDTFISIANEIPALAVMAVGMTFVLIIAGIDLSVGSVLALSAAVTAAAILEWKLSVPLAAMLGLATGLVCGTVTGAVSVAWRLPSFIVSLGMLEAVRGGAYLVTDSRTQYVGDAISGLAAPWIGGISAAFVLAVVLVAVGQLVLTRSVFGRHVVGIGTNEEAMRLAGIDPRPIRIIVFAVTGLLAGLAGLMQSARLEAADPNAGVGIELQVIAAVVIGGTSLMGGRGSVVNTFFGVLIIAVLEAGLAQVGASEPSKRIITGAVIVVAVIIDTLRQRRAARRLA
- the rbsK gene encoding ribokinase yields the protein MSLQPLSSSTPPRIVVLGSLNMDIVLRVPHAPAAGETLLGRSIDAIPGGKGANQAVSCAREGAQVHMIGCVGDDAHGQALREALARDGIDTSALRTDTAEPTGTALILVEDSGQNRIVMIPGANARVALDDAALRTQLQGAAFLVAQFETPMDQVARAIAAAHDAGCAVMLNPSPVQPIAEALWPRIDTLVVNEIEAQTLSGQNADSPEEAAQAGQALRARGIARVVVTLGSRGAVAVDTDGARHHPAPKVQAVDTTAAGDTFLGALAVALGEGQSFDEAVRLGIRAAALCIQQPGAQPSIPLRDAVLRSPLPPDWITL